Within Halanaerobiales bacterium, the genomic segment AATTAGTTGAAGCGGGTTGTTCTTTATAAATTTCAGTAAGATAATAGCTATTAAATCTAAGAAAATCAATTAATTCACAGGCAGAATCAATTTCAGCCTGAAAAATATTTTTACTCTGACCAAGCATTGTGGATGCATTCATCTTTGCTCTATAAGGACCTGCCATTAATTCAGCAGCTTTTTGAAAAATTGCAACTCTTTTTTCCCAAGAAGTATTTTCCCATTCTTTTTTAGATTCAAGAGCAGCTTTTATTGCCATCTCAATTTCTTTTTCACCAGCCTTATGATAACGGGCCAAAACTTTTTGGTGGTCATGAGGTGCTCTTATCTCACCCATATTACCTGTTTTCACTTCTTTTCCACCAATAATTAATGGGATTTCTAATACTTCATTTTCCAGGTTTTCCAATTCTTCTTTTAACTCTTTTCTTTCTCTACTTCCAGGTTCATAGTTCAGTACTTTTTCATTTTCTGGTCTTTTTAAATCAAAGATTCTGTTATTACTCATTTTTGCCTCCTCGACAACATATATTAGTATTTTTATAGTGCAGATATTGCATTTTATTTTGCAAATAAAAAAACCGATGGCAGGAAATACTGGCATCGGTTAAAATGCCTTCTTTCCACACTGGGAGGAAAGTCAGTTTCCTGACAGACCCTAACGACCTTTCCACCATAGCTTTAAGCCTTAGTTTAAAAAGGTTCGAAGACTTTTATTTTTTTATTATTTTTTTAGTTTTTTAATTATTTTATCTTGCGTTTTCAACTATTTTTACTACATCAGGATAAGCGATATCTAATCTTTCTAGAGTTTCAACTTTAGGTATACCATTATTATCCCAACCTCTTTCTTCATAAACTGCATCTAATAAGTCATCATAATAATCTTCTCTATGTTTTCTTAAAGTATTCATTCTTTCTTCTAAATTCATATTTTTAATATCATCTTCACCGACTATTTCTCTAACTTCCTGATCATAATAATCTTTTCTATAAATATACTCTTCAGCAGTAACAGGTCCTACAGCTCTATAAGGAGGAGTATCATTTTCTCTACCATATACTCCCATTCTTATATTAAATACTCTTTGTAGGTTATGCATTCTCTCTGATTGTCTCATAATATCTTCTTCTGTTGTTTCTCTACCTGTAGTAGCTTCAAATAATTCTATATAATTATTTACATGCTCAGGAATTTTATAAGGTTTATCAGTCTGATCATTATCTTCAGGTACTATATCATTCCAGAGAAGTTTACAGGCACCAACAAGACCAAACCAGGTTCTCAAAATAGTCATTTCAACTATTTTTTCAGCCTTATCAGCTAATGTTGGAGCAAAATTGTTAAAATAAGTGACTGAGAACATTAATGCTTCATCATGTTGAGGTCCTTTGTTAGCTGCTGCATAACCAAGCTGCTGACTTGGACATTCTTTAGTTACATATTCTGAATATTCCAGACCTTTATTTTCCATACCTATATCTTCTAAGAATTGACGATCTGCACCATATTCCTCAACAAGATAGTCTTTCATTTGTTTTATACCTTTACCAACAATTTTACCAAAACCTTCATTATTACACATTTGATGTAATAATTCTATAGCAGCTTCAGTATTACCAAAATGTAATTCTAATCCTCCAGTTATCTCTTTATCAATAACTCCATTTTCATAACATTCCATGGCAAAAGCAGTAGCAGTTCCATAAGAAATTGTGTCAATTCCATAAGTGTCACAATAAAAATTAGCTTCAGCAACATGATCTGGATTAAAAATACCACAATTTGAACCTGCTCCAGCTATTGTTTCATATTCAGGGCCATCAAGTAAAATTGTATCTCCTTTAAATGGTCCGGTTTGAAGCTCATATTCATCTATTGTCTTAGCACACTGCATTGTACATCCATACCAGCAACCATCAGGAAATTCTTGATTAAACTTAGTTTCCCAGTAACTGTGATCTATTTTATAATATTCAGGATGGTTATCATACTTATAGTTTTCCACTGGTAAAAGATTAGAATCATTAATTACATCTACTAAATAGGAAGTACCTCTTTTTCTCATCTTATTTTGTTCATCATCATGGTCATGGATTCTTTTGTTAATCTTTCTACCTAATTTGGTAATTTTCTCAGTATCAACAGGATGGTTAGAATCTCCAGTAACATCTGAAAATTTAATTACAATTGCTTTTATCTTTTTATCTCTAAATATAGTTCCAATTCCACCTCTACCTGCCTGTTTTATTCTAACATCTTTACGGTGAACATCGTAAAAAGAGAAATTTAATAATCCAAAATTAGTATTTTTAGCACCAATTCCAGAAGAAATTACTGATACATTTCTTTTTTCTTTTTCACCATCAGCATATTTTTCAGTAAGTTCTTCAGCTAAAATATGAGTTTCTTCAACATCAGTATCAATTTCATTTATTGAAACTTCTTTATTATCACCATCAATATAAATAAGCACTTCATCCTCAGCTTTACCCTGAATTTCCATTGCATCAAAACCAGCAAATTTCATTAAAGGACCAAAATAACCACCAACATTACTATCAATAACAGTATTTGTAAGAGGTGAAATACTTAATACCAGAGATTTTCCTAAACCTGGATATCTTGTAGTTCCAGCTAAAGGACCTGGAGAAACAATTATTTCATTTTCTTCATCATCCCATTTAGTATCATCTTCTACTCCGTCCCATAAATACTTGAGACCATAACCTCTACCACCAATATACTTTTCTTTAATCTCTTCAGGAACTTCTTTGTTTATTACTTCATTATTAGATAAATTTAAATATAAAGTTTGATCTGCATACCCCTTATCTACCTGATCAAACTCATAACTCATTGAAGCTAATTTCTTACCGATCTTCATTTCTTTTTTCGCTTTTGTCATCTTTTGACCTCCCTGTTTTTTTAAACTGATCTTTAAAAAATATTTTCATTAATAATATTATACAACAGATGGCTCAAGTATTAAATTACCTCTTTCAAATCTTTTTAGCGTTAGATCCAAATCAATAGGTGGTTCTTTACCAGTAATCATTTTAGCTATAATTTTACCTGTCATTGGAGACATCATAAAACCATGACCACTAAACCCAACTGCCATATAAAAACCTTCCACTTCTTCTGAACCATCAATAATAGGTTGACTATCAGGTGTCATAGTGTAGGAACCTGCCCACTGTCTTATTGCTCTTAATTCTTTTAATTTTGGCAATAAATTTGTTGTTTTATGAGCCATTTTCTCCATAAAATGCCAGCTGCTCTTTCTACTATGACTTGGAGGAGGATCCTCAGGGCCATAACCCATAACAAAACTTCCATCTGGAGTTTGCTGACAGTAAATGTCATATGAAAAAGACATAACCATTGGCTTTTGCAGTGGATTAACTTTTTCAGTAACCATTATTTCATGGCGTTCAGGTTTTACCGGAATATCAAGCCCAACCATTTCCCCAATTTCTTTTGCATAGCCACCAGCAGCATTAACAACTTTGTCTGTTTCTATAAATCCTTTATTTGTCTCTACACCTTTAATTCTACCATTTTCAACTATTATATCAAGGGCTTCAGTGTAAGTATTTATTTCTACTCCCAATTTTTTTGCTGCTTCTGCATAGGCAATAGTGGTATAAAATGGATTGGCATGACCATCAGTTGGACAATAAGTAGCCCCTACTACTCCCTCTAAATTTATATAAGGTACTAATTCTTTAACTTCTTCAAGACTTATTTCTCTTGAAGGAATATCAAGACTGTTTTGTAATTTAATGTTTTTTCTAAATTGTTCAATTTCTTTATCAGAATAGGCTAAAAGTAAATATCCACCCTGCTTAAGTTCAATATCTCTTTCTACACCTAATTCTTCATTTATATTCTCAAAAATATCCATACTTGCTTTTGCCAGACGACAATTCATTTCAGTTCCCCATTGTTGTCTTATACCTGCTCCACATCTTCCACTTGCTCCACTTGTTAAATATTCCTTTTCTAAAACTACTACATCTTTAACTCCTTCTTTAGCTAAATTAAATGCAATGGAGTTACCAACTACTCCACCACCTATAACTACTACATCTGCTTTATTCTTCATCTTTATATTCACCTGCCAGTTCTTTCAGTTTAATACCCGTTTTTGGGGGTCTACTAGTAGGCATTTTTATTTCTGATAAATCTTTACCTGTAATATTAGCAATTTCCCTTGCTGCTATCTGCATACAGGTATCACCCTGACAGGGCCCCATCCCTAACCTTGAAACTCTTTTTATTTCATCCAGGGTAGTAAATCCATTTTT encodes:
- a CDS encoding (2Fe-2S)-binding protein, whose translation is MKEDTIVCRCEDITLGELRDMIKNGFTTLDEIKRVSRLGMGPCQGDTCMQIAAREIANITGKDLSEIKMPTSRPPKTGIKLKELAGEYKDEE
- a CDS encoding aldehyde ferredoxin oxidoreductase C-terminal domain-containing protein codes for the protein MTKAKKEMKIGKKLASMSYEFDQVDKGYADQTLYLNLSNNEVINKEVPEEIKEKYIGGRGYGLKYLWDGVEDDTKWDDEENEIIVSPGPLAGTTRYPGLGKSLVLSISPLTNTVIDSNVGGYFGPLMKFAGFDAMEIQGKAEDEVLIYIDGDNKEVSINEIDTDVEETHILAEELTEKYADGEKEKRNVSVISSGIGAKNTNFGLLNFSFYDVHRKDVRIKQAGRGGIGTIFRDKKIKAIVIKFSDVTGDSNHPVDTEKITKLGRKINKRIHDHDDEQNKMRKRGTSYLVDVINDSNLLPVENYKYDNHPEYYKIDHSYWETKFNQEFPDGCWYGCTMQCAKTIDEYELQTGPFKGDTILLDGPEYETIAGAGSNCGIFNPDHVAEANFYCDTYGIDTISYGTATAFAMECYENGVIDKEITGGLELHFGNTEAAIELLHQMCNNEGFGKIVGKGIKQMKDYLVEEYGADRQFLEDIGMENKGLEYSEYVTKECPSQQLGYAAANKGPQHDEALMFSVTYFNNFAPTLADKAEKIVEMTILRTWFGLVGACKLLWNDIVPEDNDQTDKPYKIPEHVNNYIELFEATTGRETTEEDIMRQSERMHNLQRVFNIRMGVYGRENDTPPYRAVGPVTAEEYIYRKDYYDQEVREIVGEDDIKNMNLEERMNTLRKHREDYYDDLLDAVYEERGWDNNGIPKVETLERLDIAYPDVVKIVENAR
- a CDS encoding FAD-binding oxidoreductase; protein product: MKNKADVVVIGGGVVGNSIAFNLAKEGVKDVVVLEKEYLTSGASGRCGAGIRQQWGTEMNCRLAKASMDIFENINEELGVERDIELKQGGYLLLAYSDKEIEQFRKNIKLQNSLDIPSREISLEEVKELVPYINLEGVVGATYCPTDGHANPFYTTIAYAEAAKKLGVEINTYTEALDIIVENGRIKGVETNKGFIETDKVVNAAGGYAKEIGEMVGLDIPVKPERHEIMVTEKVNPLQKPMVMSFSYDIYCQQTPDGSFVMGYGPEDPPPSHSRKSSWHFMEKMAHKTTNLLPKLKELRAIRQWAGSYTMTPDSQPIIDGSEEVEGFYMAVGFSGHGFMMSPMTGKIIAKMITGKEPPIDLDLTLKRFERGNLILEPSVV